The genome window TTAGGAGGGGAGCCTATCGTGTATAGATTTTTGACCCCATCTTTTCTTGTATAGATTGCTGCCTTTATTGCTGAATCCATGCAGAGTTGTGGTGGACAAATTATTCCTCCAGCAGGCTACTTCCAGAAAGTGGCTGAGTATGTACTTGACTTGGGCATCCTTGGTCAAGCTGAGGGCACTACGACAAGTCTATAAGGTCCATACTGCCAGATTAGCTGGTAAACATCTGCTCCTGACTCCTTGCTACTTCGGGACTTTAGGATGTTCCCTGGTCTTTCCAGAGATACAAAAAATAATGAGTTTAACATAGTCCAACCTCTAGAAGTATACTCCAGCTCCTGCCAAGCATCCTGTCTCATTGGCTCATCCCTACACCTTGCCAATGAGTAAAACTGTGAAGATCGATTAACCTTGGTAAGATCCACTTGCCCAGCTCTCTTCCCAAGTGAAATGTTGCAATACGGTGAACTCTAAGCAGCATATGGGGTAGAGCTCTTCTAGAAACCATGCAACTACCCTGTAACATCTCTACGAGGTTTTGAGTCCTAGAATATTTTTAACACAGATGCTTCCGGTTAACATTTTTCTGACTTCAGTAGTCTTTTTGGGTAGTTCTGGGGACACTCAGTGGTCTGAGGGCGTCACCATATACCATTACTTTTCAGACACGTGCACAGAGCGGGTGGTGTGTTCATTGCTGACGAAGTTCAAGTGGGCTTTGGCAGAGTTGGGAAGTACTTCTGGAGCTTCCAGATGCATGGTGAAGACTTCGTCCCAGACATCGTCACCATGGGGAAACCTATGGGCAACGGTCATCCGATATCCTGTGTGGTGACAACCAAAGAAATTGCAGAAGCCTTCAGCAGCTCGGGCATGGAATATTTCAATACGGTAAATTTTGGTTCACGGATTTCATTCTAAAGGGGAAAATAATGCATGTTCTTAGACTTTTCCTAACACTGGAAAAGTGTTAGCAGTAAACCACTCTAATATTCTTGTCAAACTTTGGTTAAACCAGACtgaattctctttgtttttttcttctgcttttcttcttccccaaacAGTCTTGTTGGACTTTCTAACAACAGACAGTCACTCTGCTAAACTTCAGCGGTTATTTCGTTAACAGACAATGCGATCTTATTTGTTTTGAATCATATTGAAATTCCCCAAACTATTTTAAAGCATTCAGAGGATTTGGTATGGTACTATGAATGTTAGTCAACTCCCAGAACAGATACTAAATGTTTCTCTTTGGAAAGCTTCATTTCTTTGGCTTAACTCCCCAATGGAATAAGCGTTGGGCTTAGACATCACCATAGTGTGCATAGCAGCAGCGCTGTTACAGACCAAAGCAAGAGTCAAATCTCAGAAGGGTTGGGTTTTCTCAGAGAAACTATTGCTTAGCTGTTTTTCAGTCAGCTCTGTAAGGAGGGAGAACACTTACTTCCCTTACTGAACCACACTTCCGAATCTTTAATTTACAATATAATACTTTGTTACTGCTTGGATGAATCAATAAGTTTCTTACAATCCCTCATACTAGTTACACATCCTGGAGAATAGATCCAGGAGTGAATTTTCACTCAAtaccaataaataaaatcatctgTCTTCTAAGTCTAAAAGATTTATATTACAAAAAAAAGTTcagttaaaattgtatttttacatGTACATTAAACATGTGTGTCCTTGACAATGTATACCTTTGTGAGGACTGCTGAAGGCTtaaagtatgtttttgtttttcagacataCATTGAATGCCAAATTCCTCATGAATGAAGCAATACCACTAATTCCATTGTTGTTTTCCTCGCTTTGTCTGTAGTATGGAGGAAATCCAGTGTCCTGTGCAGTTGGCTTAGCTGTGCTGGATGTAATTGAAAAGGAAAACCTTCAAGGAAATGCCGTCAGAGTGGGGAACTATCTCATCAAATTACTGAATGAACAGAAGGCTAAGCATCCTTTGATAGGGGACATCAGGTGTGTTGACCGAGAATCATGGACACATTTGTTTCTCCATAGCAGAATAGCTTATATTTTACCTTGCagtttttaactaaaatatattcagacactgaggaaacagagaaagcaaagatCAGGGTTAACCCAAGACTCAGGAACCACCCTGGcaatatttgtgtacatgtgttcgGTCACAtttataggttttctttttctgtagttaGGACGATATTAAGTCcaagagatgaaaggaaggaagacaaaatgaTTCTAAATGACCTGCGGATAACACTTGCGATCATAGCACAGGCAGGGTATCTTAACCAGCACGTTTCAGGCCATAGAGAGAGCCTGTGTTAACATCAGGGATGGTACCAAACTAACACCACTGAAGTTGGCCTCTGCCCAccatgggcacatgcacacatgtgcctatgcacatatatgttttctatgcacacatacacaaacttgtTTGAATGTACTATTCTCTTATACTATTAAGTGGACAGAAATCCTTGATGACAAAGCTGCTTCAAAAACTCAAGGCAACTAGCTTAGTTTCTTGAGTTAGTTAAAAATCAGTAGCATTCCACTTAAGCAGCGTCACACTCAACTTCACAGCAAATGTAGTTTGGTGACAGTGCCAGTCTCTAAGAATATCCACGgattcatttccctcttcctcagAGGTGTCGGCCTTTTTATTGGCATTGATTTGGTGAAGGACCATGAGGAAAGAACTCCTGCGACAGCTGAAGCACAGCATGTCATCTACGAGTAAGCTCGCCCCACATCCCTTCACTGTCTCGGCCCCTTGAGCACTTGATTTCCTACCTCTGATCTCTCTGAAAAAGGAGACTCTATAAGTGCCCATGACCCTTCATCCCCTACCGCATGTGCCCATGATCCTTCTTCATCCTCCCCTGCATGTACCCATGACCCTTCATCCCCCACCGCATGTACCATGGCCCTTTATCCCCCCACTGCATGTGCCCATGGCCCTTCATCCCCCCACCGCATGTACCATGGCCCTTCATCCCCCACCGCATGTACCATGGCCCTTCATCCCCCCACTGCATGTGCACATGGCCCTTCATCCCCCACCACATGTGCCCATGGCCCTTTATCCCCCACCGCATGTGCCCATGATCCTTCATCCCCCACTGCATGTGCCCATGGCCCTTCATCCCCAGCCACATGTGCTCATGGCCCTTCATTTTCTGCATGGATTAGGATGAAAGGGAAAGGGATACTTCTCAGTGCCGATGGCCCTCACAGGAACGTGCTGAAAATAAAGCCACCCATGTGCTTCACAGAAGACGACGCAAAGTTCATGGTGGACCACCTTGATGGCATTTTAACAGGTTGGTCCACgatctctccccttttctcccaaGCTCCCCAATGCACTTTTCTAGCCTTCTATTCACAAGGGACAtggagcaagaaaaaaaaaaaaagaaatagataactTTCCCTTCAAACTAGACTCAGATAGCTGCAAAAATAAACGACGTGGACTCTTAGTTggatcaaaatatttttttctttcttgtcatacAACTCCAAATATAAGTTTTTGGTAAATTAGCACATTGCTGTTACTGCTTGGCTAAGAGAGGGGCCATATTTGTTGTTTATCTTGCTTTTttgacaaggtcttgctgtgtagcccaggctagccttagattcatgatcttcctgctccagccttgTGAATGCTCAGATTACAGGCGAACCCCATCATATCTAATGCACCCTGTTTTGCtgatcatttctctttcctttagacAACTAGGTTTTTTTAAGCTGTGCCTCTCGCCACTAACAATGCATAGTTCCATTCAGATAGTGTATCAGCCTTCTTCGCAGTACACAGCCATGAGCCAAGCTACTGTCCAGGCATAAGAGCAATAGATCCAATATGCTGCACAGCAAGACTCCAACtccaacaaaaccaaagagacaaacgatatctgaaatatttttaataaaaaagtacaaGGCACAAATGAACAGTTTTTACCATCTGCTGAATCATttcactttgaatttttttccctcttcataGTCAAGAATGTTTCAAATATCAAAgtgttttttatgtttatgtttattttgaggactttcatttttcattcagaacTCTGGCCCACCGTaggtattttatcttctgttcatTCAGATTATACAACttaattaacttattttcctGTTACGAACATAAATTGCATTGGAAAGTAAATAAACACTGTAAAATGGTATTGAAATCATGCAACTATTGAAATATTAGCcctcttttattacattttgctttattcatattatatatgaatgcattCAAACTCTTTGCTTGGTTTTCTTAACTACTGTTAAGACATGACGAGAAGCTATAAGTCAACACATTATAGAACGTTAATGTTTGGAAACTTGCACATCAACCTGTTATTCTCAGTAGGGTCTCTCTTTGGACTCAGAGAACATGCTCACACCCAAACCTGTCAAACATCCTCCCAGCTGGTGTGCCCTGGGATCCTGCAACACCAGGTAGAAGGACAGACTGCTGTCACCCAGGCTGATCCAACTCAGACTAAACTGAATGATATTACTAACAGCCCAGAAGAACTGGACTATGTGGACCAGACACAGGCAAACTAGATTCAGcgccataaaaaaaaaagaaaagaaaagaaaagaaaagaaaaaagaaaaaaaaaaacagtgaaaaataaaaatcaaagtgtaagctggagctggagagatgactcagcagtaaagagcaccaactgctcttccaaaggaccagggttcaagtcccagcatccacacagtagctcacaaccatctgtaactccaggtccaagggaTTCACCATTCaccctctggcttctgagggcacaaggcatgcaaatggtgcacagacatacatgtaagcaaaacgcCCAGACAcataaatagcaataaaataattttacaaaaaaaaaaagccagcaattCTAATGGTAATATTTTTTTACAGATATTGCATGCCTCTTCTCTGGTACTTATTAGTCCTTATATTCCTAGacactattttttattatattggtctaacttctctgtcttctctgattTAGTTTTAGAAGAGGTCATGGACTCCAAGAGTGGAATTGTGTTCTCTGAGAACACAGCTTACAGAACAAAGGTAAGAGGTGGCTGCTTTGTGTTTAGGGAGAGCTCAAAGCACTGGGGATTACTTTTTGAATGTGCAGTGACCGTTAGAACAAAAGCAGCTTATGCTAAGGTCCAGTGATCATTGCAAGTTTGAGTGTACAATTAAGTTCTCAGAGCCAACAGCATATCATTTGCAAGTAATGAAACCAAATCACCATGCTCACAAGTTTATTctcatataaaaatacaaataaaaatcatgGACCTCTCTTCCGGTCTATAAACACAGCTTTCAAATATGGGGAGACACTAACAAATGGCCTGAGCTTTCTCATAGTGTCTCAGAAAGCCACCCGTAGTCACCTCTGGTTCCCACAATGCCCTTCACCATCTACCGGAGCCTTGGAAGCCTGGTTCTGAAACACCAAAACTCGCTTCTGCAGTGAGCTGAGGTGGAAGCCTCCACAGCTGCCTGTGGCCTGTGCAATCACAGACAGTGAGTGGCCTAGTTTCCAGTCTTGAGGCACTTCCAGCAGAGGGCTTTTCCATTCTCTTCCTGAACTGCCTGTGGTGTGAGAAAGAGCGCCCAGGCCTGGAAACAGAGAAGCAAAACCTGGAGAGGCTTTGTTGCataatttgttatttgtttatagcTTCGATGGCAAGGGAACATTCAGTGCCCAGAGCCTGCCTGTGCACCCAGCACAGTAGGCAAAGTCCTTTTCAtggttaaaaaaagagagagagagagaaagagaaaaagaaaaaatgggggtGTTTGAATGGGAGCAAATTATTTCTAACAAGACACCCTCTGTCTCTTCACACAACACAGAGCTGTCATAGGGATTTGTTATTATCAAAAGGGCAGGAAGAGCTTATCAAATCTAGGTCAGAATCCTAGCTACAGAATGGCTTTGCTGACCAGGATCTTGCAAAACCAAGAGTTGGCTGCAGGGCCTCAGACCCTGATGTTGGTCGAGTCATTGCACGGGTATAAAAGTTTGTCCTGGAGTCTCAGGATTGCTGTTGACATTGCCTTTCAAAGGACTGGTGTCTAAGGAGGTTGGGTGTGTGAAGAGGTGGACTTCCATGGAAGTTTAGTGACCCTGTCTTTGCAGATGCCTAAGGAAATACATGTGGAAATGCCCAACCTTAGTGCCACCGAGGCTGGAGAAATCCACAGGGGAAAGAGAAATGGTGTGCGCTCAGACCAGCGTGCCCTGCTCAGCAAAAGACTCAAGACATGAGAGCTGAGTGCTAAACAGTGGAGAAATATCCAGGACACAGCATGCAAGTGGACGCATCTCATCTCTTAGTGATCCTTTAAATTACTATTTTCAATCTGTctaattttcacattaaaatatagattaataATATCAATGATCAAAGTGATAAACTATGTCAACATTATTGATTGACCCTCCTGTCTGA of Mus pahari chromosome 4, PAHARI_EIJ_v1.1, whole genome shotgun sequence contains these proteins:
- the Etnppl gene encoding ethanolamine-phosphate phospho-lyase, coding for MCELYSKQDTLALREKHIGPSCKIFFAADPIKIMRARGQYMFDEKGERYLDCINNVAHVGHCHPEVVKAAAKQMELLNTNSRFLHDNIIEFAKRLTATLPQELSVCYFTNSGSEANDLALRLARQFRGHQDVITLDHAYHGHLSSLIEISPYKFQKDKDVKRESVHVAPAPDTYRGKYREDHEDPSTAYADEVKKIIEEVHRGGRKIAAFIAESMQSCGGQIIPPAGYFQKVAEHVHRAGGVFIADEVQVGFGRVGKYFWSFQMHGEDFVPDIVTMGKPMGNGHPISCVVTTKEIAEAFSSSGMEYFNTYGGNPVSCAVGLAVLDVIEKENLQGNAVRVGNYLIKLLNEQKAKHPLIGDIRGVGLFIGIDLVKDHEERTPATAEAQHVIYEMKGKGILLSADGPHRNVLKIKPPMCFTEDDAKFMVDHLDGILTVLEEVMDSKSGIVFSENTAYRTKMPKEIHVEMPNLSATEAGEIHRGKRNGVRSDQRALLSKRLKT